DNA sequence from the Alteribacter lacisalsi genome:
AAGGGACAAAAGTGAAAAATGTGTTTGAAGTGCTCGATCACTCAGCCATTTACCTGTTTATTGCAGGAACCTATACGCCTTTTATGGTGATTGTTGTTGATGGTATGTTCGGCTGGATGCTTCTGGCAACAGTCTGGACAATGGCAGCAGCGGGCATCGTGTTTAAAGTGTTTTTCGTAAAGAAGTTTATTTTTCTCTCCACCCTGTTCTACATCGGTATGGGCTGGATGGTCGTATTCACCCTTCAGCCGATTGCAGCATCTGTAGAAACGGGCGGTATCGTGCTTCTTGTGACCGGAGGAATTCTTTACACGGTCGGAACCATCTTTTATATCTGGAGAAAGTTTCGTTATCATCATGCGGTCTGGCACCTGTTTGTGCTGGCGGCATCGGTAACCCACTTTCTATCAATTCTGCTGTACGTCACGCCAGTATAAATTTTTTATTTAACCGGGATCCGCAGAGGGGTTCCGGTTTTTTATGATAATTCTGCTGCCATCACCTCATACTAGTGTAAAAGGAAGCTGAGGTGAGCAGAGGATGACAAGGATCCTCCTTTTTGTAAGAGCGAGTTACTGGTTCATTCCTGCAGTTTACGGGGTAATTGCCATCATGCTGGCCTTTCTCAGTCACCAGCTGGATCAAATGATCTGGTCCAATCCGGATTTTAAAGAGCGGATTCCTGCCATGTTCCTTTCAGACTTTGAATTGGCCTACACGCTGCTCGGCACGATTGCGACTTCCATTCTGACGATGACGTCGATTTCTTTTTCCTCCATTCTGGTAGTGATGACGACATATGTTTCCCAGTTTTCCCCCCGTTCCCTTCAAAACTTTATTACTGATCCTCATACACAGAGGATTCTCGGCGTTTTCATCAGCGGTTTTGTTTATGCAGTTGTTCTTCTGCTTCTGACAAAACATTCCGGTGAAGTGAAAATTGATGCTCTGATTTCACCGCTTCTCGCTGTGATTATTGCCATTATTGCCGTCGGATTTTTTGTGTTTTTTGTTCATCATGTGGCCAAGTGGATTCAGGTTCGTAACCTGATTCAGAATATTTATGATTACACGCTGAAGGTCATGGACAAGAACTGGCAGAACCAGGGGGAATTAAAAGAAGATGACCCTTGGGAGGATTGGGAAGGAGAAGAGGTTCTGGACAAGGAAATGCAGGCAGTCCGGGCAGAGCAGTCCGGTTATATCCAGTGGATTGATTACGAGGGACTGAAAAAAGCAGCAAAAGAGGACGGGGTGATCGTAGAACTTCTTCATTCCCATGGGGATTACCTTGGGAAAGGGCTCAGTCTCATGAAAATATACGGGGAAAACAACCATGTAGACGAGAAAAAATACGCCAGGCTTATGATCCTTGGCAATGAGCGGGAAAGTGTCCAGGATGTAAGATACGGCATTGTGAAAATGGTGGAAATTGCGACACGCTCGCTGTCACCTGGCATCAATGATCCGTTTACCGCGATTGAATGTATTAACTATCTCGGGCATACATTATCGGCTCTTACACGTAAAAAGTTCAGGGAAAATTACCTGCACGATGAACACGGTAACCTGCTTGTAGTCAAAAAGGTTTACAGCTTTTCTGATTATCTGTACCAGAGTTTTTTTCAGATTCGGTTTTACGGCAGTGAGGATGTGGCTGTTCAGGGACAGATTCTCGATGCGCTTTATGAAGTGGCCAGTCACGGAAACAGACAGGTGCGTTCTGATGTATGGAACTTCACTGATTATGTGGTGGAAGGGCTCCGTCATGAGCAATTTCTAAACTGGGACATTGACCGTCTGCAGAACAAGATTGACCGTCTGGCAGTGATTGCAGCTCCTTACCGGGAGACAAAAATCAGGCTAAGGCAGACGGACCATCGCTTCGAAGATGAGGAATAACAGATAAGGGACGCCTGTAACGGTTAAAAAAAGCAGAAGGTATCTTGAACCTGTGTCCAGGGCATCAATGATGCGATCTTCAGGTAATTGTCTGATCTCCTTTACAGGCTGCTGATATTTTGTCCGGACTTCCTCACGTTTCTGTAGAAAAACAGGTGTACTCATGACTTGATCCCTCCGTGTCTTTTTTTCTACTCTATGAAAAATTAGATTACTCTATGACAAAAATAATAGAGCCGAGGAGAAAGAGACGGGGACATAAGTGAAGTGTAAAGTCGAGAACCCGAACGAATCGTATTAAGGCGGATGAAATATACGCTGACTCCTGCGGGAAGAAAAGCGCAGGTGAGACCCCGCAGTGCGGAGCACGCGGAGGCTCAGCCGCTTCCCGCGGAAAGCAGCGAATATTTCAGGAGCTTTTATTGACGCCGGCTACGGGAAGGAAGAGACACGGCAGACTGATCCGGATTCAGCTTTTCATGCGTGTACAGCAAAAGAACGGACCTGTTAATCTGGTCAAGTTTCTTCTCCATACGGTAGAGCAGATAAAACGTCACTGCAGCTGGAAATCCGTAATCACCGAGCACATTCATCAACACTTCCAATTCCACTGGGTATCCTCCTTTCTTATACTTGGAAAAAACAGGAGCAGGGCGCTGTCTTCGTAACAGAGGACAAGCCGGCTGCTCCTGTTTTTGAACCGGTTATTCGAATTCGATCGGTTCTACTGTCCGCTCTACGATTCTGGCACTGCGCTTGCCCGTAAGCTTTCCGCCGGCAGAATAGAATACATCCGCGTCAATAATGGCATCCATCGCCTCGCTTACATCCTGAGGCACAGCCGGCTCAGCAGGGTCTTCCACAAACAGTGTTACGCTGCCGCCGTCTTCGTTTTCAAATACTAACTCAAGTCGTTTACTCATTGTGATTTCCTCCTTTCTATTGATCTTACGTGCTTTTCCTCTGGTCAAAGATTTACTGGCCAGGAAGATCGTACGTGTTGTTTCGCTCGATCCGTGTCAGTGGATGCACTTGAAGGGATGCAAGTGCAGCAGCAGCCTGGGCCAGTCCTTCATTACCGGCATCTGTTTTGACGTTCTGGAAGTTACGGACACGTTCTACATCCATTCCCTCATCGTCGAACCCGGTACGGAAGATGAGAGACAGTCGGGAATTTTTTGTTGTCGGCATGTGATCACCTCCTTTCATCCTCTAAGTAAAGCGGTACGGGAAAAAAGGGGGGGATAAGATTTAATATTATTTAGGCTCTGTTAAAGTTTGTTGTTGATTTCCGCTCACTGCGCTCCCTTTCCGCGGGCACCGCTTCAGCCTCCTCGGGAAGATCGCCCTGCGGGATCTTCAGCCGGTGCTGTTCCCTCAGGAGTGTCGCGCGCTCGCTTCAATCAACAACGATAGAAAAATATCAACATTAAGCTATAACAGAGCTATTATTTATTAAATTCCCGACGCAGCTTCAGCAATGCGCTTTTTCTCCAAGCTTTTACAGTCTCTGGTTTGACGCCGTGACGGCCGGCAATGTCTTTTTGCGATGAGCCATTTAAGAGGTACTCATCAACCCAGATTCTCTCGCGGCCAGATAGACTGGCGGAATCCAGCAGCATGGAAACCTCACTCATGGAAAAGTCATCTTCACTCTTACCGGTGTGCATCAGGGCAAAGGTGGAAGGCTCGGTAAACACGTTCTGTTCCTGGTTTTTCCGGTCAGCTGTAATGGCATTCTGCAGGTAGCCCCGAATGTAGGATTTAGCGTAGCCTGGAAAAGACGAATGGTCTCCATCGTGGCGTGACCATGCTTCAAAAAGGGCAATTCTGGCGATTTGGATGTACTCATCCT
Encoded proteins:
- the trhA gene encoding PAQR family membrane homeostasis protein TrhA produces the protein MQGTHTFTKKEEIANAITHGVGAAFGVAALTLLIVFASINGTASHVISFTIYGITLLLMYVCSTLLHSFREGTKVKNVFEVLDHSAIYLFIAGTYTPFMVIVVDGMFGWMLLATVWTMAAAGIVFKVFFVKKFIFLSTLFYIGMGWMVVFTLQPIAASVETGGIVLLVTGGILYTVGTIFYIWRKFRYHHAVWHLFVLAASVTHFLSILLYVTPV
- a CDS encoding DUF2254 domain-containing protein yields the protein MTRILLFVRASYWFIPAVYGVIAIMLAFLSHQLDQMIWSNPDFKERIPAMFLSDFELAYTLLGTIATSILTMTSISFSSILVVMTTYVSQFSPRSLQNFITDPHTQRILGVFISGFVYAVVLLLLTKHSGEVKIDALISPLLAVIIAIIAVGFFVFFVHHVAKWIQVRNLIQNIYDYTLKVMDKNWQNQGELKEDDPWEDWEGEEVLDKEMQAVRAEQSGYIQWIDYEGLKKAAKEDGVIVELLHSHGDYLGKGLSLMKIYGENNHVDEKKYARLMILGNERESVQDVRYGIVKMVEIATRSLSPGINDPFTAIECINYLGHTLSALTRKKFRENYLHDEHGNLLVVKKVYSFSDYLYQSFFQIRFYGSEDVAVQGQILDALYEVASHGNRQVRSDVWNFTDYVVEGLRHEQFLNWDIDRLQNKIDRLAVIAAPYRETKIRLRQTDHRFEDEE
- a CDS encoding YvrJ family protein, whose translation is MELEVLMNVLGDYGFPAAVTFYLLYRMEKKLDQINRSVLLLYTHEKLNPDQSAVSLPSRSRRQ
- a CDS encoding DUF2922 domain-containing protein is translated as MSKRLELVFENEDGGSVTLFVEDPAEPAVPQDVSEAMDAIIDADVFYSAGGKLTGKRSARIVERTVEPIEFE
- a CDS encoding DUF1659 domain-containing protein, yielding MPTTKNSRLSLIFRTGFDDEGMDVERVRNFQNVKTDAGNEGLAQAAAALASLQVHPLTRIERNNTYDLPGQ
- a CDS encoding sigma-70 family RNA polymerase sigma factor gives rise to the protein MSRPPFHEVYHQFEPLIFSFIHKFRLIYDQDEYIQIARIALFEAWSRHDGDHSSFPGYAKSYIRGYLQNAITADRKNQEQNVFTEPSTFALMHTGKSEDDFSMSEVSMLLDSASLSGRERIWVDEYLLNGSSQKDIAGRHGVKPETVKAWRKSALLKLRREFNK